A stretch of Gossypium hirsutum isolate 1008001.06 chromosome A06, Gossypium_hirsutum_v2.1, whole genome shotgun sequence DNA encodes these proteins:
- the LOC107887244 gene encoding uncharacterized protein isoform X2, with translation MATIALNFDSLTLLSNLSTNPKYTFSQVRTPFISSSCRRISKPNSTISTMAHSHSTQKPVIERQRMIIPNKHGEKLVGLLHETESKEIVILCHGFRSRKDYNTMTNLAAALEKEGISVFRFDFAGNGESEGSFQYGNYYREADDLHAVIQHFSGESRVVSAILGHSKGGNVVLLYASKYQDLRIVVNVSGRYDLKRGIAERLGEDFIEIIKKDGHIDVKNKTGGIEYRVTEEALMDRLRTDMHEACLKIDKECRVLTVHGSADEIISVEDALEFAKVIPNHQLHIIEGANHGYTSHQTELASTVVKFIASALEQDKDSSK, from the exons ATGGCCACCATTGCCCTTAACTTTGATTCATTGACACTGCTCTCAAATTTATCAACTAATCCTAAATATACTTTTTCACAGGTACGAACACCATTCATATCATCCTCCTGTCGACGTATCTCCAAACCAAACTCCACAATCTCGACGATGGCTCACTCTCATTCTACTCAAAAACCAG tgattgagCGGCAGAGAATGATAATTCCGAACAAGCATGGTGAAAAACTGGTGGGATTATTGCATGAAACCGAGTCTAAAGAGATTGTAATCTTATGCCATGGTTTCAGATCCAGAAAG GATTACAATACTATGACGAACCTTGCTGCTGCTTTAGAAAAAGAAGGAATCAGTGTCTTCCGTTTCGATTTTGCTGGAAACGG AGAAAGTGAAGGTTCATTTCAGTATGGTAACTATTACCGAGAAGCTGATGATTTACACGCCGTAATTCAACACTTTTCAGGGGAAAGTCGTGTGGTAAGTGCAATTCTTGGGCATAGTAAAG GGGGAAATGTGGTGCTCCTTTATGCTTCTAAGTATCAAGATTTACGTATAGTTGTAAACGTTTCTGGCCGCTACGACTTGAAGAGAGGCATTGCAGAACGCTTGGGAGAAGACTTtattgaaataattaagaagGATGGCCACATTGATGTTAAGAATAAGACAG GAGGCATTGAATACCGTGTGACTGAGGAAGCTTTGATGGATCGCTTAAGAACAGACATGCATGAAGCTTGCCTCAAGATTGATAAAGAATGTCG GGTGTTGACGGTCCATGGATCTGCTGATGAGATAATTTCTGTTGAAGATGCTTTGGAGTTTGCCAAGGTTATACCTAATCACCAATTACACATTATAGAAGGAGCAAATCATGGGTACACCTCGCATCAAACTGAGTTGGCATCTACTGTTGTGAAATTTATAGCGTCAGCCTTAGAGCAAGACAAGGATTCTTCCAAGTAG
- the LOC107887244 gene encoding uncharacterized protein isoform X1, which produces MAHSHSTQKPVIERQRMIIPNKHGEKLVGLLHETESKEIVILCHGFRSRKDYNTMTNLAAALEKEGISVFRFDFAGNGESEGSFQYGNYYREADDLHAVIQHFSGESRVVSAILGHSKGGNVVLLYASKYQDLRIVVNVSGRYDLKRGIAERLGEDFIEIIKKDGHIDVKNKTGGIEYRVTEEALMDRLRTDMHEACLKIDKECRVLTVHGSADEIISVEDALEFAKVIPNHQLHIIEGANHGYTSHQTELASTVVKFIASALEQDKDSSK; this is translated from the exons ATGGCTCACTCTCATTCTACTCAAAAACCAG tgattgagCGGCAGAGAATGATAATTCCGAACAAGCATGGTGAAAAACTGGTGGGATTATTGCATGAAACCGAGTCTAAAGAGATTGTAATCTTATGCCATGGTTTCAGATCCAGAAAG GATTACAATACTATGACGAACCTTGCTGCTGCTTTAGAAAAAGAAGGAATCAGTGTCTTCCGTTTCGATTTTGCTGGAAACGG AGAAAGTGAAGGTTCATTTCAGTATGGTAACTATTACCGAGAAGCTGATGATTTACACGCCGTAATTCAACACTTTTCAGGGGAAAGTCGTGTGGTAAGTGCAATTCTTGGGCATAGTAAAG GGGGAAATGTGGTGCTCCTTTATGCTTCTAAGTATCAAGATTTACGTATAGTTGTAAACGTTTCTGGCCGCTACGACTTGAAGAGAGGCATTGCAGAACGCTTGGGAGAAGACTTtattgaaataattaagaagGATGGCCACATTGATGTTAAGAATAAGACAG GAGGCATTGAATACCGTGTGACTGAGGAAGCTTTGATGGATCGCTTAAGAACAGACATGCATGAAGCTTGCCTCAAGATTGATAAAGAATGTCG GGTGTTGACGGTCCATGGATCTGCTGATGAGATAATTTCTGTTGAAGATGCTTTGGAGTTTGCCAAGGTTATACCTAATCACCAATTACACATTATAGAAGGAGCAAATCATGGGTACACCTCGCATCAAACTGAGTTGGCATCTACTGTTGTGAAATTTATAGCGTCAGCCTTAGAGCAAGACAAGGATTCTTCCAAGTAG
- the LOC107887244 gene encoding uncharacterized protein isoform X3: protein MATIALNFDSLTLLSNLSTNPKYTFSQVRTPFISSSCRRISKPNSTISTMAHSHSTQKPVIERQRMIIPNKHGEKLVGLLHETESKEIVILCHGFRSRKDYNTMTNLAAALEKEGISVFRFDFAGNGESEGSFQYGNYYREADDLHAVIQHFSGESRVVSAILGHSKGGNVVLLYASKYQDLRIVVNVSGRYDLKRGIAERLGEDFIEIIKKDGHIDVKNKTGGIEYRVTEEALMDRLRTDMHEACLKIDKEWC from the exons ATGGCCACCATTGCCCTTAACTTTGATTCATTGACACTGCTCTCAAATTTATCAACTAATCCTAAATATACTTTTTCACAGGTACGAACACCATTCATATCATCCTCCTGTCGACGTATCTCCAAACCAAACTCCACAATCTCGACGATGGCTCACTCTCATTCTACTCAAAAACCAG tgattgagCGGCAGAGAATGATAATTCCGAACAAGCATGGTGAAAAACTGGTGGGATTATTGCATGAAACCGAGTCTAAAGAGATTGTAATCTTATGCCATGGTTTCAGATCCAGAAAG GATTACAATACTATGACGAACCTTGCTGCTGCTTTAGAAAAAGAAGGAATCAGTGTCTTCCGTTTCGATTTTGCTGGAAACGG AGAAAGTGAAGGTTCATTTCAGTATGGTAACTATTACCGAGAAGCTGATGATTTACACGCCGTAATTCAACACTTTTCAGGGGAAAGTCGTGTGGTAAGTGCAATTCTTGGGCATAGTAAAG GGGGAAATGTGGTGCTCCTTTATGCTTCTAAGTATCAAGATTTACGTATAGTTGTAAACGTTTCTGGCCGCTACGACTTGAAGAGAGGCATTGCAGAACGCTTGGGAGAAGACTTtattgaaataattaagaagGATGGCCACATTGATGTTAAGAATAAGACAG GAGGCATTGAATACCGTGTGACTGAGGAAGCTTTGATGGATCGCTTAAGAACAGACATGCATGAAGCTTGCCTCAAGATTGATAAAGAAT GGTGTTGA
- the LOC107887244 gene encoding uncharacterized protein isoform X4 — protein sequence MAHSHSTQKPVIERQRMIIPNKHGEKLVGLLHETESKEIVILCHGFRSRKDYNTMTNLAAALEKEGISVFRFDFAGNGESEGSFQYGNYYREADDLHAVIQHFSGESRVVSAILGHSKGGNVVLLYASKYQDLRIVVNVSGRYDLKRGIAERLGEDFIEIIKKDGHIDVKNKTGGIEYRVTEEALMDRLRTDMHEACLKIDKEWC from the exons ATGGCTCACTCTCATTCTACTCAAAAACCAG tgattgagCGGCAGAGAATGATAATTCCGAACAAGCATGGTGAAAAACTGGTGGGATTATTGCATGAAACCGAGTCTAAAGAGATTGTAATCTTATGCCATGGTTTCAGATCCAGAAAG GATTACAATACTATGACGAACCTTGCTGCTGCTTTAGAAAAAGAAGGAATCAGTGTCTTCCGTTTCGATTTTGCTGGAAACGG AGAAAGTGAAGGTTCATTTCAGTATGGTAACTATTACCGAGAAGCTGATGATTTACACGCCGTAATTCAACACTTTTCAGGGGAAAGTCGTGTGGTAAGTGCAATTCTTGGGCATAGTAAAG GGGGAAATGTGGTGCTCCTTTATGCTTCTAAGTATCAAGATTTACGTATAGTTGTAAACGTTTCTGGCCGCTACGACTTGAAGAGAGGCATTGCAGAACGCTTGGGAGAAGACTTtattgaaataattaagaagGATGGCCACATTGATGTTAAGAATAAGACAG GAGGCATTGAATACCGTGTGACTGAGGAAGCTTTGATGGATCGCTTAAGAACAGACATGCATGAAGCTTGCCTCAAGATTGATAAAGAAT GGTGTTGA